A region from the Ralstonia pickettii genome encodes:
- a CDS encoding PAAR domain-containing protein produces the protein MTRPFILLGDKTDHGGVVITASGNTSTGGKGIACVGDKVTCPKSGHGGTTVIVTGDPNVIIDGKQAARHGDKTACGATLLSSQGNTGSI, from the coding sequence ATGACACGGCCCTTCATCCTGCTGGGTGACAAGACGGACCACGGCGGCGTGGTAATCACCGCGTCGGGCAACACCAGCACCGGCGGCAAGGGCATCGCCTGCGTGGGCGACAAGGTGACGTGCCCGAAGAGCGGCCACGGCGGCACGACCGTGATCGTGACGGGCGACCCGAACGTCATCATCGACGGCAAGCAGGCGGCGCGTCATGGCGACAAAACCGCCTGCGGCGCCACGCTCCTGTCCAGCCAGGGCAACACCGGCAGCATCTGA
- a CDS encoding M15 family metallopeptidase, whose translation MVFVALVLYFVAMVLVAAVLLLPSVRQRCAALLRAQWHRVSTGAAVLGARSAGSLRESVGNATSGVSAFKQFVVRRRMLLLGALGVLSVPPMLALALREQQSFEFDDDQVREPDPHISALLNGERLIPPPPLPPEVFTTREVEQIRPAIRDASRDWNLLDADFRQRLLLVYKIMRDEHGYEMALLEGYRSPERQVKLAAMGSNVTQATAFQSYHQYGLAADNAFFREGKLVISEKDPWAMRGYELYGQTAESVGLVWGGRWKMMDLGHVELRRKGVLGKQPAPRQ comes from the coding sequence ATGGTTTTTGTCGCTCTGGTTCTCTACTTCGTTGCCATGGTGCTGGTGGCTGCCGTGCTGCTGCTGCCGTCGGTACGGCAGCGCTGCGCGGCGTTGCTGCGTGCGCAGTGGCACCGCGTGAGCACGGGGGCTGCGGTGTTGGGCGCGCGCTCCGCAGGGTCGTTGCGCGAGTCGGTAGGCAACGCAACGTCCGGGGTGTCGGCGTTCAAGCAGTTCGTGGTACGGCGGCGGATGCTGCTGCTCGGTGCGCTGGGTGTGCTGTCGGTGCCACCCATGCTGGCGCTGGCGCTGCGCGAGCAGCAGTCGTTCGAGTTCGATGATGACCAGGTGCGCGAGCCAGATCCGCACATCTCGGCGCTGCTCAACGGTGAACGGCTGATCCCGCCGCCGCCCCTGCCGCCCGAGGTGTTCACCACGCGCGAAGTCGAGCAGATCCGCCCGGCCATCCGCGATGCGAGCCGCGACTGGAACCTGCTCGATGCGGATTTCCGCCAGCGTCTGCTGCTCGTCTACAAGATCATGCGAGACGAACACGGTTACGAGATGGCGCTGCTCGAAGGCTACCGAAGCCCCGAGCGGCAAGTGAAGCTGGCGGCGATGGGCAGCAATGTCACGCAGGCCACGGCGTTCCAGAGCTATCACCAGTACGGCCTGGCGGCGGATAACGCGTTCTTCCGCGAGGGCAAGCTGGTCATCAGCGAGAAAGACCCGTGGGCGATGCGCGGCTACGAACTGTACGGGCAGACGGCTGAGTCGGTCGGCCTCGTGTGGGGCGGCCGCTGGAAGATGATGGACCTGGGCCACGTCGAACTGCGCCGCAAGGGCGTGCTCGGCAAACAGCCCGCACCAAGGCAATGA